One stretch of Microcebus murinus isolate Inina chromosome 12, M.murinus_Inina_mat1.0, whole genome shotgun sequence DNA includes these proteins:
- the LOC105875157 gene encoding olfactory receptor 1L4, with the protein MESKNYSSSTSGFILLGLSSNPQLQKPLFAIFLIMYLVTIVGNVLIILAIHSDSRLHSPMYFFLSNLSFMDICFTTVIVPKMLVNFLSETKTISYVGCLVQMYFFMAFGNTDSYLLASMAIDRLVAICKPFHYDVVMGPRRCLLMLLGSCTISHLHSLFRVLLMSRLSFCASHIIKHFFCDTQPVLKLSCSDTSSSQIVVMTETLAVIVTPFMCIIFSYLRIILTVLRIPSAAGKWKAFSTCSSHLTVVVLFYGSIIYVYFRPLSMYSVVKDRVATVMYTVVTPMLNPFIYSLRNKDMKKGLKKLRDRIQS; encoded by the coding sequence ATGGAATCAAAGAACTACAGCAGCAGCACCTCAGGCTTCATCCTCCTGGGCCTCTCCTCCAACCCTCAGCTACAGAAGCCCCTGTTTGCCATCTTCCTCATCATGTACCTGGTCACCATAGTGGGGAATGTGCTCATCATCCTGGCCATACACTCTGACTCCAGGCTCCAttcccccatgtacttcttcctcagcAACTTGTCTTTCATGGATATCTGCTTCACAACAGTCATTGTGCCCAAGATGCTGGTGAATTTCCTCTCAGAGACAAAGACCATCTCCTACGTGGGCTGCCTGGTCCAGATGTACTTCTTCATGGCCTTTGGGAACACTGACAGCTACCTTCTGGCATCCATGGCCATTGACAGGctggtggccatctgcaaaccctTCCACTATGATGTGGTTATGGGCCCACGGCGTTGCCTCCTCATGCTGTTGGGTTCTTGCACCATCTCCCACCTACACTCCCTGTTCCGGGTGCTACTCATGTCTCGCctgtctttctgtgcctcccACATCATTAAACACTTTTTCTGTGATACCCAGCCTGTGCTAAAGCTGTCCTGCTCTGACACATCCTCCAGCCAGATTGTGGTCATGACCGAGACCCTGGCTGTCATCGTGACCCCCTTCATGTGCATCATCTTCTCCTACCTGAGAATCATCCTCACTGTGCTCAGAATCCCCTCTGCAGCTGGGAAGTGgaaggccttctccacctgtaGCTCCCACCTCACTGTGGTGGTCCTGTTCTATGGCAGTATCATCTATGTCTATTTCAGGCCCCTGTCCATGTACTCAGTGGTGAAGGACCGGGTAGCCACAGTTATGTACACAGTGGTGACACCCATGCTGAACCCTTtcatctacagcctgaggaacaAAGACATGAAGAAGGGTTTGAAGAAATTAAGGGACAGAATTC